The following are encoded together in the Kwoniella europaea PYCC6329 chromosome 1, complete sequence genome:
- a CDS encoding V-type proton ATPase proteolipid subunit 2, with the protein MSELCPPWAPFFGFAGVASAMIFSTVGAAYGTSKAGIGIAGLGTFRPDLIMKSLIPVVMSGIIAVYGLVVSVLIAGNISPTEPYSLFAGFIHLAAGLACGFTGLAAGYAIGIVGDACVRAYLYESKVFVSMVLILIFAEVIGLYGLIVALILNTAVGEAVCGAT; encoded by the exons ATGTCAGAGCTCTGTCCACCCTGGGCGCCATTCTTCGG CTTCGCCGGTGTAGCCAGCGCA atgatcttctcgacCGTTGGAGCGGCTTATGGAACTTCGAAAGCTGGTATAGGAATTGCGGGTTTGGGTACATTCAG ACCCGATTTGATCATGAAG TCTTTGATTCCTGTTGTC ATGTCCGGTA TTATCGCCGTTTACGGATTAGTAGTATCAGTGTTGATTGCCGGGAACA TATCGCCAACCGAACCTTATTCCTTGTTTGCTGGGTTTATCCATCTCGCCGCCGGTCTAG CTTGTGGATTTACCGGTCTAGCTGCTGGTTATGCTATCGGAATAGTTGGAGATGCT TGTGTTAGAGCATATCTCTACGAATCAAAAGTATTTGTATCGATGGTTTTGATCCTCATTTTCGCTGAAGTTATT GGTCTTTACGGTCTCATCGTCGCTTTGATCCTCAACACGGCAGTTGGAGAAGCAGTGTGCGGTGCTACATAA
- a CDS encoding T-complex protein 1, eta subunit: MQGRLPQMQPTVVLLREGTDTSQGVGQLLSNISACLAVAQTIATTLGPRGMDKLIVDDRGLATISNDGATILKLLDVVHPAARTLVDIARAQDAEVGDGTTSVTLLAAEILKEVRPFIEEGVGPHIIIKGLREARSLAIKKINEIAVTIDKSNPEKFRELLLQCASTSMSSKLIHSQTPFFANMVVDAVLSLDQKDLDESLIGVKKVPGGGMQDSQLIKGVAFRKTFSYAGFEQQPKSFKDPKILCLNVELELKAEKDNAEVRVNEVSEYQAIVDAEWSIIYKKLEAIVETGAKVVLSKLPIGDLATQYFADRDIFCAGRVTSDDLKRVVQAVGGSIQSTCSDIEPHHLGQCGSFEEKQIGGERFNLFQDCPQAKTCTLILRGGAEQFIAEVERSLHDSIMIVKRAIQNNSVVAGGGACEMEISKYLRGHSRTIMGKQQLIVGSVAKALEIIPRQICDNAGLDATDILNKLRMRHAQGDTWAGVDVDSENVQDNMKRFVWEPALVKTNALSSAVDAACLILSVDETVRNPQSEAPQAGPPMPRGAAQQALRGRGRGMPRR; the protein is encoded by the exons ATGCAAGGTAGGCTCCCTCAGATG CAACCGACTGTCGTCCTTCTACGAG AGGGTACCGACACATCTCAAGGTGTAGGACAACTTTTATCCAACATCTCAGCATGTCTCGCTGTGGCTCAGACCATAGCTACGACGCTTGGACCTAGGGGTATGGACAAGCTCATCGTGGATGATAGAGGATTAGCAACCATCTCAA ATGATGGAGCTACTATCCTTAAATTGCTTGACGTCGTTCATCCCGCTGCTAGGACTTTAGTAGATATCGCTCGAGCTCAAGATGcggaagttggagatggtaCCACCAGTGTGACATTGCT TGCCGCTGAGATATTGAAAGAAGTTAGACCGTTCATTGAGGAAGGTGTAGGACCCCATATTATCATCAAGGGGTTGAGGGAGGCTAGGAGTCTG GCAATCAAAAAAATCAACGAGATTGCCGTGACGATAGACAAGTCTAATCCTGA GAAATTCCGTGAACTCCTCCTTCAATGCGCCTCCACTTCCATGTCATCCAAGCTCATTCACTCTCAAACACCCTTCTTCGCCAACATGGTAGTTGACGCTGTCCTCTCCCTCGACCAGAAAGATCTTGACGAATCCTTGATCGGAGTAAAGAAAGTCCCTGGAGGTGGTATGCAAGATTCCCAACTGATCAAGGGTGTAGCATTCAGGAAGACATTCTCCTACGCTGGTTTCGAACAACAACCTAAATCATTCAAGGATCCTAAGATATTATGTCTAAATGTCGAATTAGAATTGAAAGCTGAAAAGGACAATGCCGAAGTTAGAGTAAATGAAGTTTCAGAGTATCAAGCTATCGTAGATGCGGAATGGTCAATCATCTATAAGAAATTAGAAGCGATTGTAGAAACTGGTGCTAAGGTGGTATTGTCCAAATTGCCTATAGGAGATTTGGCTACTCAGTATTTCGCCGATAGGGATATCTTCTGTGCTGGACGAGTTACCTCTGATGATCTCAAGAGAGTCGTTCAAGCTGTAGGAggatcaatccaatctacctGTTCAGATATCGAACCTCATCATTTAGGTCAATGTGGATCATTCGAAGAGAAACAGATCGGAGGAGAGAGATTCAACTTGTTCCAAGATTGTCCTCAAGCCAAAACCTGTACGCTCATCTTGAGAGGTGGTGCGGAACAGTTCATCgcagaggtggaaagaagttTACACGATTCGATCATGATTGTTAAGAGGGCTATTCAAAACAATAGTGTAGTTGCCGGAGGAGGTGCTTGCGAG ATGGAAATCTCCAAATACCTCCGAGGTCACTCCCGAACCATCATGGGTAAACAACAACTCATCGTTGGATCAGTTGCCAAAGCCCTTGAAATCATCCCTAGACAAATCTGCGATAATGCCGGTCTGGACGCTACGGATATCCTGAACAAGTTGAGAATGAGACATGCTCAAGGTGATACCTGGGCTGGTGTGGATGTAGACTCGGAGAACGTCCAAGATAACATGAAGAGGTTTGTATGGGAACCTGCCTTGGTGAAGACAAATGCTCTGTCGAGTGCGGTCGATGCTGCTTGTTTGATCTTAAGTGTGGATGAGACGGTTAGGAACCCACAATCAGAG GCACCACAAGCTGGGCCACCCATGCCTCGAGGCGCTGCTCAACAGGCATtgagaggtagaggaagaggtatgCCAAGACGATAG